Proteins from a genomic interval of Streptomyces fodineus:
- a CDS encoding EndoU domain-containing protein, giving the protein MIEPGGILQYTGDFGALSKAVTELRKHAIGIRNAGQGVHSRFQATGAFYKAPEADQLLSSTQPVMDTADEFAGHIESLSDALDTFVAEAKPYADRLKHLKEKAIAFVDSVEGDDGWTKDQHKVDEHNALMHGVAEAVVGFQKAEHDAAVKIGAISPALCRPVGDEGGTYGISVEKLESLPDLPWGTPVARTYDRWSMDWWGHGIKSWAWDGIVKDSLWGGFVGLGTFEDNLLGVNGSDAQHQTWDGLKRTVVGAYAYGMDAAGEGDHLSDWQRGSEAYAKEFGKQFIAYDEWHKDPARAHAVTSFNLLTVLGGAGGALARLGKGARFVEAASTVAKVGGALDPISGAAKAARALSDLPKVSEVLTNVSEHLRLPKTRFPEGALDDLSNRYRVDKHGQLIPINADGTPNLAEAPHEPAAADRVSPAGPGDRELVGVGVRAPEATSHASGHGDLPGSSHGAAHAGGEAGHGAPIASHQAGHGGHSGSGTGTAPATHYGANGGGHGSGGHDAASHGGHHGPASSGTGHGGGGDPHHGQQPTGHVEEPPAPKPSGHIPEHTFEHVLKGELKYGKDGQPKIVGYHFRPGGRDPYGIKVPKILKIDHKTGLTQGNVWMRNPRNGTWVMKRAKTTFFPPTWTEREVRRAMVKAFENSEVVDPEMYRWQGEYKGITFEGYFDPVTGDAKTVYPLMPD; this is encoded by the coding sequence ATGATCGAGCCGGGGGGGATACTCCAATACACCGGCGACTTCGGCGCGTTGTCCAAAGCAGTCACCGAGCTGCGTAAACACGCGATCGGTATACGTAACGCCGGTCAGGGCGTCCACTCTCGCTTCCAGGCGACTGGCGCGTTCTACAAGGCGCCGGAGGCAGACCAGCTCCTCTCCTCCACCCAGCCGGTGATGGACACGGCAGACGAGTTCGCCGGCCACATCGAGTCCCTCTCCGACGCCCTGGACACCTTCGTCGCCGAAGCGAAGCCGTACGCGGACCGCTTGAAGCATCTGAAAGAGAAGGCGATCGCCTTCGTCGACAGCGTCGAGGGCGACGACGGCTGGACCAAGGACCAGCACAAGGTCGACGAGCACAACGCCCTCATGCACGGCGTGGCGGAGGCCGTCGTGGGCTTTCAGAAGGCGGAGCACGACGCGGCGGTCAAGATCGGCGCCATCAGTCCGGCGCTGTGCCGCCCCGTCGGCGACGAGGGCGGCACGTACGGCATCAGTGTGGAAAAGCTCGAGTCCCTGCCCGACCTGCCGTGGGGTACTCCCGTTGCCCGCACCTACGACCGCTGGAGTATGGACTGGTGGGGCCACGGCATCAAGAGCTGGGCCTGGGACGGCATCGTCAAAGACAGCCTCTGGGGCGGCTTCGTCGGCCTGGGCACCTTCGAGGACAACCTCCTCGGCGTCAACGGCTCCGACGCACAGCACCAGACCTGGGACGGCCTCAAACGCACCGTCGTCGGTGCCTACGCCTACGGCATGGACGCGGCCGGCGAGGGCGACCACCTCTCGGACTGGCAGCGCGGCAGCGAGGCGTACGCCAAGGAGTTCGGCAAGCAGTTCATCGCCTACGACGAGTGGCACAAGGACCCGGCTCGGGCCCACGCTGTCACCAGCTTCAACCTCCTCACCGTGTTGGGGGGCGCCGGCGGGGCACTCGCCAGGCTGGGCAAGGGAGCCAGGTTCGTCGAAGCCGCCAGCACTGTGGCCAAGGTCGGAGGTGCCCTGGATCCGATCTCCGGCGCCGCGAAGGCGGCGAGGGCCCTGTCCGATCTCCCGAAGGTCTCCGAGGTGCTGACCAACGTCAGCGAACACCTGCGGCTGCCGAAGACGAGGTTCCCCGAGGGCGCCCTGGACGACCTCAGCAACCGCTACAGGGTCGACAAGCACGGCCAGCTCATTCCGATCAACGCCGACGGCACGCCCAACCTTGCCGAGGCCCCGCACGAGCCTGCCGCGGCTGACCGAGTGTCTCCCGCTGGGCCAGGTGATCGAGAACTTGTTGGCGTCGGAGTCCGCGCGCCCGAAGCCACCTCCCACGCGAGTGGCCACGGCGACCTGCCCGGGTCGTCCCATGGCGCCGCTCACGCAGGAGGCGAAGCCGGACACGGCGCACCCATCGCCTCCCACCAGGCCGGCCACGGGGGTCACAGCGGTTCTGGAACGGGAACGGCACCCGCCACTCACTACGGTGCGAACGGCGGCGGTCATGGGTCCGGGGGCCACGACGCCGCGAGCCATGGCGGTCACCATGGCCCTGCCAGCTCCGGAACGGGGCACGGCGGCGGTGGAGATCCCCACCACGGTCAGCAGCCGACGGGCCACGTCGAGGAGCCACCCGCCCCCAAGCCGAGCGGTCACATACCCGAGCACACCTTCGAACACGTGCTTAAGGGAGAGCTGAAGTACGGCAAGGACGGTCAGCCCAAGATCGTCGGATACCATTTCCGTCCGGGCGGTCGTGACCCCTACGGTATAAAGGTCCCGAAGATCCTTAAGATAGATCACAAAACAGGGCTGACGCAGGGCAACGTGTGGATGCGTAATCCGCGTAACGGCACCTGGGTGATGAAGCGGGCCAAGACGACCTTCTTCCCGCCGACGTGGACGGAGCGCGAGGTTCGGCGGGCGATGGTCAAGGCGTTCGAGAACAGCGAAGTGGTCGATCCCGAAATGTACAGGTGGCAAGGTGAATACAAGGGGATCACCTTTGAAGGCTATTTCGACCCCGTCACGGGTGACGCGAAGACCGTCTACCCGCTCATGCCCGATTAG
- a CDS encoding DUF6507 family protein, producing the protein MTGWDISPSGVESILSLVGLAADDLSKDIKGYGTSVQDAAQSAGTISGPYCGGPPVGPVGAAVANFVSDTESSIKFMAARIKKTMDGTVKATGAYIDGDLVMAARAQREAAKAPTPAELQAVGEQTKHHGGGA; encoded by the coding sequence GTGACGGGGTGGGACATCAGTCCCAGCGGGGTGGAGTCCATTCTGTCCTTGGTGGGGCTTGCGGCCGACGACCTGAGCAAGGACATCAAGGGCTACGGGACGAGCGTCCAGGACGCGGCGCAGTCCGCGGGCACGATCAGCGGCCCGTACTGCGGTGGCCCGCCGGTGGGGCCGGTGGGTGCCGCGGTCGCGAACTTCGTGTCCGATACCGAGAGCTCGATCAAGTTCATGGCGGCCCGTATCAAGAAGACGATGGACGGGACGGTCAAGGCGACCGGTGCCTACATCGATGGTGACCTGGTGATGGCCGCCCGGGCCCAGCGTGAGGCGGCCAAGGCGCCCACCCCGGCCGAGCTTCAGGCCGTGGGTGAGCAGACGAAGCACCACGGGGGCGGGGCGTAG
- the eccCa gene encoding type VII secretion protein EccCa, with protein MTQQQVHRPARSTRPLLPPAARSIEPPPNLPEGKTGSPATALLPMAGVMSSVVMMTVVRSSQFAGLGAVVLVIALLGAVALFLSQRGKAQRQRRVQRERYLEYLEELRAELGAAERERRRAARLLHPAPMALYDVLRDPARLWERRRTDADFLHVRVGVGDVPVQELTIGQQAVGGVLTPPDPFMLNEARALQARYTTVSDHPLTVPLDRAGNVSIVGDRAGVLRVARSLLVQAAVTHAPDDVALALAAPGDRIEEWEWAKWLPHVLDPQSHDGALAARRIAPGMAQLAQVIGTDLGRRASYAAEVRRGLSDNKALALTDRLLVLSDAYGENAIELPRPDAAVALDDMGVTVLHLLAEQVHEPDHVSLRITVDGDQVTVEDLRGEQVVRTDGVVDRTGLPEAEGLARALAPLRLSAESATEGTPVSGPVDFPQLLGIDDMAALDPVRTWAPRGERDFLRVPIGLDDRHEPVLLDLKESAELGMGPHGLCVGATGSGKSELLRTLVLALVTTHAPDDLAMVLVDYKGGATFAPFAGLPHVAGVITNLENQAGLVERVHTSLAGEIKRRQQVLKDAGNVADIGHYRTLRATARPGLEPLPHLFVVIDEFGELLTAKPDFIDLFLSIGRIGRSIGVHLLLSSQRIEGGKLKGLETYLSYRLGLRTFSADESRTVLDTTDAFHLPPLPGFGYLKVDTSTYTRFKAGFVSGAYRGPVVRESTTDAEPRAWTYPAFNAPAAAPGEDAPVPRERETGPTVLGVAVGRLADIAEPVRRIWLPPLPEALTLDVAAGPVRVSADGLQLANPGGPLQVPLGVLDDPARQWQGPWVQDLNTAGGHTAVIGGPASGKTILLRTLALSLALTHTPRDVAVYGLDLAGGGLSALADLPHVGGIATRADHERAARTVAEVRAMLAEREKSFRERGIDSVDQLRALRARGELPQLGSTDVVLLIDGFGALRDEFAHLDDDVADLLKRGSGYGIHVVAGMLRWNDVRIATQSLFGSRIELRLNDPADSSVDRKLSETLSVDTPGRALTDGKLFAQVALPRIDAHATTDGLGPALEQAAATLRAAWHGETAAPVRVLPTRLPAQRLPSTVAEPHAIPIGVDQETLSATVLDLFGADQHLLVLGDNECGKTNLLRLVSHSLIDRYDKDELVFGVFDPRRGLRGVIPEPYRGGYAHNTALSQALATGIATELAKRLPEAPDPDALTDEPSFTGPRIVILVDDYDILTAADQQPLTPFLPYISSARDIGLHFVVARRLAGSSRALYEPFLTALRETGATALVMTGDRTEGQLFPGLYASAQPPGRGTLVRRGRRHQLIQTALAPETEPTQAQT; from the coding sequence GTGACACAGCAACAGGTCCATCGCCCCGCCCGCTCGACGCGTCCGCTGCTCCCGCCGGCGGCCCGTTCGATCGAGCCTCCGCCGAACCTGCCCGAGGGCAAGACCGGCAGCCCAGCAACCGCACTGTTGCCGATGGCCGGCGTCATGAGCTCAGTCGTGATGATGACGGTGGTCCGCTCCAGCCAGTTCGCGGGCCTGGGCGCCGTCGTCCTCGTCATCGCGCTGCTCGGTGCGGTCGCTCTGTTCCTGTCGCAGCGCGGCAAGGCACAGCGCCAGCGGCGCGTTCAGCGTGAGCGGTACCTGGAGTACCTGGAGGAGCTGCGTGCGGAGTTGGGCGCGGCCGAGCGCGAGCGTCGTCGTGCCGCTCGGCTGCTGCACCCCGCGCCCATGGCCCTGTACGACGTCCTGCGTGATCCCGCACGGCTGTGGGAGCGGCGTCGCACGGACGCGGACTTCCTGCACGTGCGGGTGGGTGTCGGTGACGTACCCGTGCAGGAGCTGACCATCGGCCAGCAGGCAGTCGGGGGCGTGCTCACCCCGCCCGACCCGTTCATGCTGAACGAGGCACGCGCCCTGCAGGCCCGCTACACCACCGTGTCCGACCACCCGCTGACCGTGCCACTGGACCGGGCAGGCAACGTCAGCATCGTCGGCGACCGCGCCGGGGTGTTGCGCGTCGCCCGGTCCCTGCTTGTGCAGGCCGCCGTGACCCACGCACCGGACGACGTCGCCCTCGCGCTCGCCGCCCCCGGGGACCGTATCGAGGAGTGGGAGTGGGCGAAGTGGCTCCCGCACGTCCTCGACCCGCAAAGCCATGACGGCGCCCTCGCCGCGCGCCGTATCGCCCCCGGCATGGCTCAGCTGGCCCAGGTGATCGGCACGGACCTGGGGCGGCGCGCCTCATACGCGGCCGAAGTGCGCCGCGGGCTGTCCGACAACAAGGCGCTCGCCCTGACCGACCGGCTGCTGGTCCTCAGCGACGCGTACGGGGAAAACGCCATCGAGCTACCGCGTCCGGACGCCGCCGTCGCTCTGGACGACATGGGCGTCACGGTTCTGCACCTGCTCGCCGAACAGGTTCACGAGCCTGATCACGTCTCCCTGCGGATCACCGTCGACGGCGACCAGGTCACGGTGGAGGATCTGCGCGGAGAGCAGGTCGTACGGACGGACGGGGTCGTCGACCGCACCGGACTCCCCGAGGCCGAGGGCCTCGCCCGAGCCCTCGCGCCGCTGCGCCTGTCCGCCGAGTCCGCCACCGAGGGCACGCCCGTCTCCGGACCCGTCGACTTCCCGCAGCTGCTCGGCATCGACGACATGGCCGCCCTCGACCCAGTCCGGACGTGGGCGCCGCGCGGGGAGCGGGACTTCCTGCGGGTGCCGATCGGCCTGGACGACCGGCATGAGCCGGTGCTGCTCGACCTGAAGGAGTCTGCCGAACTCGGCATGGGCCCGCATGGGCTGTGCGTCGGCGCGACCGGCTCCGGCAAGAGCGAACTGCTGCGCACCCTCGTACTGGCCCTGGTGACGACGCACGCGCCGGACGATCTGGCGATGGTCCTCGTCGACTACAAGGGCGGTGCCACGTTCGCCCCGTTCGCCGGTCTGCCGCACGTGGCGGGAGTGATCACGAACCTGGAGAACCAGGCGGGACTGGTCGAGCGCGTGCACACCTCGCTGGCTGGTGAGATCAAGCGCCGTCAGCAGGTCCTCAAGGACGCGGGCAACGTCGCCGACATCGGGCACTACCGCACCCTGCGCGCCACGGCCCGGCCCGGCCTCGAACCGCTGCCGCATCTGTTCGTCGTCATCGACGAGTTCGGCGAACTCCTCACCGCGAAACCGGACTTCATCGACCTGTTCCTGTCGATCGGCCGCATCGGCCGCTCCATCGGTGTCCACCTGCTGCTGTCCAGCCAGCGCATCGAGGGCGGCAAGCTCAAAGGGCTGGAGACGTATCTGTCGTACCGGCTCGGTCTGCGCACCTTCTCGGCGGACGAGTCACGTACGGTCCTGGACACCACCGACGCCTTCCACCTTCCGCCCCTGCCCGGCTTCGGCTACCTGAAGGTCGACACCTCCACCTACACCCGCTTCAAGGCGGGCTTCGTCTCCGGTGCGTACCGCGGCCCCGTCGTACGCGAGAGCACCACCGACGCCGAACCCCGCGCCTGGACATATCCCGCCTTCAACGCCCCCGCTGCCGCGCCGGGCGAGGACGCGCCGGTGCCGCGTGAGCGCGAGACCGGGCCGACGGTCCTGGGCGTGGCGGTCGGCAGGCTCGCCGACATCGCCGAACCGGTGCGCCGGATCTGGCTGCCGCCGCTGCCCGAAGCGCTCACTCTCGACGTGGCTGCGGGCCCCGTCCGGGTATCCGCCGACGGCCTCCAGCTCGCCAACCCCGGCGGCCCGTTGCAGGTGCCGCTGGGTGTGCTCGACGATCCGGCCCGGCAGTGGCAGGGCCCGTGGGTGCAGGACCTGAACACGGCAGGCGGGCACACTGCCGTCATCGGCGGCCCCGCTTCCGGCAAGACGATCCTGCTGCGCACCCTGGCGCTCTCCCTCGCCCTCACCCACACCCCGCGTGATGTCGCCGTCTACGGCCTGGACCTGGCCGGCGGCGGACTCAGCGCCCTGGCGGACCTGCCGCACGTCGGCGGCATCGCGACCCGCGCCGACCACGAACGCGCCGCCCGCACCGTCGCCGAGGTTCGCGCCATGCTCGCCGAGCGCGAAAAGAGCTTCCGCGAACGGGGCATCGACTCGGTCGACCAGCTGCGGGCTCTGCGCGCACGGGGGGAACTTCCCCAGCTCGGTTCCACCGACGTGGTGCTGCTCATCGACGGCTTCGGTGCTCTGCGCGACGAGTTCGCCCACCTCGACGACGATGTGGCCGACCTCCTCAAACGGGGCAGCGGCTATGGCATCCATGTCGTGGCGGGGATGCTCCGCTGGAACGACGTGCGCATCGCCACCCAGTCCCTGTTCGGCAGCCGCATCGAACTGCGTCTCAACGACCCGGCAGACTCCTCCGTCGACCGCAAGCTCTCCGAGACTCTCTCGGTGGACACTCCCGGCCGGGCTCTGACGGACGGCAAGTTGTTCGCCCAGGTGGCACTTCCTCGCATCGACGCGCACGCCACGACGGACGGCCTCGGCCCGGCCTTGGAGCAGGCGGCGGCCACGCTGCGCGCCGCCTGGCACGGTGAGACCGCCGCGCCCGTGCGGGTGCTGCCGACCAGGCTGCCCGCGCAGCGCCTGCCCTCCACCGTGGCGGAACCGCACGCGATCCCGATCGGGGTCGACCAGGAGACCCTCTCCGCGACCGTCCTGGACCTGTTCGGCGCCGACCAGCACCTGCTGGTCCTCGGCGACAACGAGTGCGGCAAGACCAACCTGCTCAGGCTCGTCTCCCACTCCCTCATCGACCGCTACGACAAGGACGAGCTGGTCTTCGGCGTGTTCGATCCGCGGCGCGGCCTGCGGGGAGTGATCCCGGAGCCGTACCGCGGCGGCTACGCGCACAACACAGCGCTCTCCCAGGCACTCGCCACCGGCATCGCCACCGAGCTGGCAAAACGCCTTCCGGAGGCCCCCGACCCCGACGCCCTGACCGATGAGCCGTCGTTCACCGGCCCGCGGATCGTGATCCTCGTCGACGACTACGACATCCTCACCGCGGCCGACCAGCAGCCCCTCACCCCGTTCCTGCCCTACATCTCCTCCGCCCGCGACATCGGCCTGCACTTCGTCGTCGCCCGCCGGCTCGCCGGGTCCTCCCGCGCCCTGTACGAGCCGTTCCTGACGGCACTGCGCGAGACCGGCGCCACGGCGCTGGTGATGACGGGCGACCGCACCGAAGGCCAGCTCTTCCCCGGCCTGTACGCCTCCGCCCAGCCGCCCGGCCGCGGCACCTTGGTTCGCCGCGGCCGCCGCCACCAACTGATCCAGACGGCCCTCGCACCCGAGACTGAGCCAACGCAGGCCCAGACATGA
- a CDS encoding type VII secretion protein: MTTPGRWQDDVLRELTVGCADEAREQRAPGDARPPLPVRLPDEERPNPGRPSREQHTTGPVSRGDGERSAPQTPAQVSPRPATEVPPAPPAQAHPGSPAPGVEAVPQTPATPSNASPAVRPPRQARLPMATPEPVPTLDPRLAIALGSPQHGDSLVRRSGRSLRKLTSSAAQEVAEESRLGSMVQQPVTTGRVIAVTSIRGGVGKTTTAALLSRAFSHYRHDPVLALEADAALGTLPVRMGAQSVRWSCVELSRILTPSMQLNDVTGYLVPVADGGWLLPASQGRVGAPLDVATYRTVTLALRRYFAVTVVDCETLPGEVARTAMDTAHARVVVAPLTAEGVGGTRIVLDWLGGLPHAALASTVVALTSNTPDANLDLKAATAHLRETGVTLVHLPYDRHLAGGGPIMPDRLGEVTRRAATQLAAESLQRAVRVR, from the coding sequence ATGACGACTCCCGGCCGTTGGCAGGACGACGTGCTGCGTGAGCTGACCGTGGGCTGTGCCGACGAGGCGCGCGAGCAGCGTGCACCGGGTGACGCCCGGCCACCCTTGCCTGTGCGCCTCCCGGACGAGGAGCGTCCCAACCCGGGTCGGCCGTCCCGGGAACAGCACACCACGGGGCCGGTCTCGCGCGGGGACGGGGAGCGGTCCGCCCCGCAGACCCCGGCTCAGGTATCCCCGCGCCCCGCGACAGAGGTTCCACCGGCGCCGCCGGCCCAAGCCCACCCCGGGTCCCCCGCTCCCGGTGTCGAGGCAGTCCCGCAGACCCCGGCGACGCCATCGAACGCCTCCCCCGCCGTACGGCCGCCCCGCCAGGCCCGGCTGCCCATGGCGACGCCCGAGCCGGTGCCGACGCTCGACCCGCGCCTGGCCATCGCGCTCGGCTCGCCCCAGCACGGCGATTCGCTGGTCCGGCGTTCCGGCCGGTCGCTGCGCAAACTGACCTCGTCGGCCGCGCAGGAGGTCGCCGAGGAGAGCCGGCTGGGCAGCATGGTGCAGCAGCCGGTGACGACGGGCCGGGTGATCGCGGTGACGTCGATCCGTGGTGGCGTGGGCAAGACCACGACCGCCGCGCTGCTCTCACGGGCGTTCAGCCATTACCGGCACGACCCCGTGCTCGCTCTGGAGGCGGACGCCGCCCTGGGCACGCTGCCGGTGCGTATGGGCGCTCAGTCCGTACGCTGGTCGTGCGTCGAGCTGTCCCGGATCCTTACTCCTTCGATGCAACTGAACGATGTGACCGGGTACTTGGTGCCGGTGGCGGACGGCGGCTGGCTGCTGCCCGCGAGTCAGGGCCGGGTGGGCGCCCCGCTGGACGTCGCGACCTACCGCACCGTGACGCTCGCGCTGCGGCGTTACTTCGCCGTCACGGTCGTGGACTGCGAGACGTTGCCCGGCGAGGTGGCCCGTACGGCGATGGACACCGCGCACGCGCGTGTGGTTGTCGCACCGCTCACGGCCGAGGGCGTGGGCGGTACCCGGATCGTCCTGGACTGGCTCGGCGGGCTGCCGCATGCCGCGCTCGCCTCCACCGTCGTGGCCCTCACCTCGAACACTCCCGACGCGAACCTCGACCTGAAGGCCGCCACGGCCCATCTGCGGGAAACCGGAGTCACCCTCGTGCATCTGCCCTACGACCGGCATCTGGCCGGTGGCGGACCGATCATGCCCGATCGGCTGGGTGAGGTCACGCGCCGCGCGGCTACCCAGCTCGCCGCCGAGTCCCTGCAGAGGGCGGTGCGGGTTCGGTGA
- the eccD gene encoding type VII secretion integral membrane protein EccD, with amino-acid sequence MISRGTVSRTALSRVTLVGERRRVDLVLPAREPVGLLLPEVMRLLDDRVAEQPQARHLVTADGSALEPDATLESAGVPDGAVLRLVRVEDAPSAPVVHDVSDEAAGDLDVRAWRWDARARRITAAGAGVVWASAVGFMARQGFEARAAGWALLVTAVVAAAAGALLGRAGHKGLAAALVVVSAAVGVQGAWSVADAQGWPGAVRLAAVLSVLVVALLLLGWFSPFGRGALVGAGALAGAGACWEVALAFQSGGAGSARAGALLAVVSVVALGVLPRLALAASGLSGLDDRRSAGSSVSRYQVATALAATHRGLALATLVTAVCGAVAGVLAVRTVTVWTVLLAIAVAFVLALRARAYPLVAEVVALLAASMVVALRLAWLWREHSGAPAPLAALGVLVVVSLGVLAVQPAEHVRVRLRKAGDVLESAGVVALFPLVLGVFGVYERLLGTFA; translated from the coding sequence GTGATATCCCGGGGGACTGTGAGCCGTACGGCACTGAGTCGAGTCACATTGGTCGGTGAGCGGCGTCGGGTGGATCTGGTGCTGCCGGCTCGGGAGCCTGTCGGGCTGCTGTTGCCCGAGGTGATGCGGCTGCTCGACGACCGGGTGGCCGAGCAGCCGCAGGCCCGGCACCTGGTGACGGCCGACGGAAGTGCTCTGGAGCCTGATGCCACGCTGGAGTCGGCGGGAGTGCCCGACGGTGCTGTACTCCGGCTGGTCCGGGTCGAGGACGCGCCGTCCGCTCCGGTCGTCCATGACGTGAGTGACGAGGCGGCCGGCGATCTGGATGTGCGGGCCTGGCGGTGGGACGCGAGGGCGCGGCGGATCACGGCCGCGGGCGCGGGTGTGGTCTGGGCGTCGGCCGTCGGCTTCATGGCGCGCCAGGGATTCGAGGCCAGGGCCGCCGGATGGGCGCTCCTCGTGACCGCGGTGGTAGCCGCGGCGGCTGGTGCGCTGCTGGGGCGGGCCGGGCACAAGGGGCTTGCCGCCGCTCTGGTCGTGGTGAGCGCCGCTGTGGGCGTGCAAGGCGCCTGGTCGGTTGCCGACGCACAGGGCTGGCCGGGAGCGGTGCGGTTGGCCGCCGTGCTCTCGGTCCTGGTGGTGGCGCTGTTGCTGCTCGGGTGGTTCTCGCCGTTCGGGCGGGGTGCGCTGGTCGGGGCAGGGGCACTGGCCGGAGCGGGCGCGTGCTGGGAGGTGGCGCTCGCGTTCCAGTCCGGCGGAGCCGGTTCGGCACGCGCCGGGGCGCTGCTTGCCGTGGTCTCCGTTGTCGCGCTGGGCGTGCTGCCCCGGTTGGCGCTGGCGGCATCGGGCCTGTCCGGGCTAGACGACCGGCGCTCCGCGGGCTCGTCCGTCAGCCGCTACCAGGTGGCCACCGCGTTGGCCGCCACGCATCGGGGGCTGGCGCTGGCGACGCTCGTCACCGCGGTCTGCGGTGCCGTCGCCGGAGTGCTGGCGGTGCGTACCGTGACGGTATGGACGGTGCTGCTGGCCATCGCCGTGGCGTTCGTCCTCGCGCTGCGGGCGCGCGCCTACCCGCTGGTGGCGGAGGTAGTCGCGCTGCTCGCGGCATCCATGGTGGTGGCGCTGCGGTTGGCCTGGTTGTGGCGGGAGCATTCGGGAGCCCCGGCACCGCTCGCCGCTCTCGGCGTGCTGGTCGTGGTGTCGCTGGGTGTGCTGGCCGTGCAGCCCGCCGAGCATGTCCGAGTAAGGCTGCGCAAGGCCGGCGACGTGCTGGAGTCGGCTGGTGTGGTCGCTCTGTTCCCGCTGGTCCTCGGGGTGTTCGGGGTGTACGAGCGGCTGCTGGGCACCTTCGCGTGA
- a CDS encoding pore-forming ESAT-6 family protein translates to MAQNQDRRSYDTGASADVQTSLAGIIGHLERVLTDRDRAVKAAMANFQADGVSDEYHGKEVRWHKAAAEVREIIRLVRNTLEQNDGTAQATLAKAKAAVDNIG, encoded by the coding sequence ATGGCTCAGAACCAAGACCGTCGCTCGTACGACACCGGCGCCTCCGCCGACGTACAGACCAGCCTGGCCGGCATCATCGGTCATCTGGAGCGCGTGCTGACCGACCGCGACCGGGCGGTCAAGGCGGCGATGGCCAACTTCCAGGCCGATGGTGTCTCGGACGAGTACCACGGCAAGGAGGTCCGCTGGCACAAAGCCGCGGCCGAGGTGCGCGAGATCATCCGTCTGGTGCGCAACACGCTGGAGCAGAACGACGGCACCGCTCAGGCCACCCTCGCCAAGGCGAAAGCAGCGGTCGACAACATCGGGTGA